Proteins from a single region of Flavobacterium sp. YJ01:
- a CDS encoding acyloxyacyl hydrolase, whose translation MIKRIFFVITFFFSILLLNAQNSNFKIGLSYGFGSEFNNKDYTFTNHFYKTQLYYGFKESRNFKYEVLIQPEINFGKHQLLNLYFVKPETPNFEEKRTEYMKLKEVREYVLNIGFIVRKPFAKSYSIYLLGSVGPMITDTETERMSSGFAFADVLAVGFTADYNQFRFDIRPSLRHVSNAGLGSTNAGYNTKNIEFGVSYQL comes from the coding sequence ATGATTAAAAGGATATTTTTCGTTATTACTTTTTTCTTTTCCATACTGCTGCTAAATGCGCAGAATAGTAATTTTAAAATTGGACTCAGTTATGGTTTTGGAAGTGAATTTAATAACAAAGATTATACTTTTACAAACCATTTTTATAAAACGCAATTGTATTATGGTTTTAAAGAATCTCGAAATTTTAAATATGAAGTTTTAATTCAGCCGGAAATCAATTTTGGAAAACATCAATTATTGAATCTTTACTTTGTAAAACCTGAGACGCCAAATTTTGAAGAAAAGAGAACTGAGTATATGAAATTAAAAGAGGTGCGGGAATATGTGTTGAATATTGGTTTTATTGTTAGAAAACCATTTGCAAAATCATATTCAATTTATCTTCTTGGAAGTGTTGGACCAATGATAACTGATACAGAAACAGAAAGGATGTCTAGTGGTTTTGCCTTTGCGGATGTTTTGGCTGTGGGTTTTACGGCTGATTATAATCAATTCAGATTTGATATTCGTCCAAGTTTAAGGCATGTTTCCAACGCTGGTTTAGGAAGCACAAACGCTGGGTATAATACGAAGAATATAGAATTTGGAGTATCTTATCAATTATAA